A genomic stretch from Schistosoma haematobium chromosome 4, whole genome shotgun sequence includes:
- the TR2_1 gene encoding beta ketoadipate:succinyl-CoA transferase, tr2 (EggNog:ENOG410VCS3~COG:Q), whose translation MFCTGMDMISLSRKVAIITGASSGIGRATAILFAKLGACVALVARDKSRLEETRQACIQISHPDVYEKHKEPFLCIEADLAEPCEVEKAYRLAINHFHQLDILVNNAGCMIRDTVESFNATEYEHMMKVNVTAAITLTNLAIPDLSASKGSIVNVSSVCGKRSFPGVMSYCISKAALDQFTKCTALDLAPKGIRVNSVNPAVIVTELHRRSGMSENDYEKFLSRANETHALGRTGTVEEVARAIAFLSSSASSFTTGNLLMVDGGRSIMCPR comes from the exons ATGTTTTGTACAGGAATGGATATGATATCCCTGTCAAGAAAGGTGGCTATAATTACAG GAGCAAGTTCAGGAATCGGAAGAGCGACAGCTATTTTGTTTGCAAAACTGGGAGCGTGTGTTGCTTTGGTTGCTCGGGATAAGTCACGATTGGAAGAAACTCGACAAGCATGCATCCAAATATCTCACCCTGACGTTTATGAAAAACACAAAGAGCCTTTTTTGTGCATTGAGGCTGATTTGGCTGAACCATGTGAAGTTGAGAAAGCATATCGATTGGCAATAAATCACTTTCACCAACTTGATATATTG GTAAATAACGCAGGATGTATGATAAGAGATACTGTCGAAAGCTTTAATGCTACTGAATATGAACACATGATGAAAGTGAATGTAACTGCTGCGATTACGTTAACTAATTTGGCTATCCCAGATCTTTCTGCTTCCAAAGGTTCCATCGTCAATGTATCTAGTGTCTGTGGAAAACGTTCA TTTCCTGGAGTAATGTCTTATTGCATTAGCAAAGCAGCGTTGGATCAATTCACTAAATGCACTGCATTAG ATTTAGCTCCAAAAGGAATCCGAGTAAATAGTGTCAA CCCAGCAGTTATTGTCACTGAACTGCATCGTCGATCTGGAATGTCTGAAAATGACTATGAGAAGTTTCTTTCAAGAGCCAATGAAACACATGCTCTCGGACGAACCGGAACTGTGGAAGAAGTGGCTCGAGCAATAGCTTTCCTTTCGAGTTCTGCTTCTTCCTTCACTACTGGCAATTTGCTAATGGTTGATGGTGGTCGATCTATCATGTGTCCACGCTAA
- the TR2_1 gene encoding beta ketoadipate:succinyl-CoA transferase, tr2, variant 2 (EggNog:ENOG410VCS3~COG:Q), whose protein sequence is MWGFSAKHSSQVNILLHSSGRLSVSSVEHGGASSGIGRATAILFAKLGACVALVARDKSRLEETRQACIQISHPDVYEKHKEPFLCIEADLAEPCEVEKAYRLAINHFHQLDILVNNAGCMIRDTVESFNATEYEHMMKVNVTAAITLTNLAIPDLSASKGSIVNVSSVCGKRSFPGVMSYCISKAALDQFTKCTALDLAPKGIRVNSVNPAVIVTELHRRSGMSENDYEKFLSRANETHALGRTGTVEEVARAIAFLSSSASSFTTGNLLMVDGGRSIMCPR, encoded by the exons ATGTGGGGGTTTTCGGCAAAACATTCAAGTCAAGTGAACATACTACTCCACAGCTCCGGACGGCTGTCAGTGTCTTCTGTAGAACATGGTG GAGCAAGTTCAGGAATCGGAAGAGCGACAGCTATTTTGTTTGCAAAACTGGGAGCGTGTGTTGCTTTGGTTGCTCGGGATAAGTCACGATTGGAAGAAACTCGACAAGCATGCATCCAAATATCTCACCCTGACGTTTATGAAAAACACAAAGAGCCTTTTTTGTGCATTGAGGCTGATTTGGCTGAACCATGTGAAGTTGAGAAAGCATATCGATTGGCAATAAATCACTTTCACCAACTTGATATATTG GTAAATAACGCAGGATGTATGATAAGAGATACTGTCGAAAGCTTTAATGCTACTGAATATGAACACATGATGAAAGTGAATGTAACTGCTGCGATTACGTTAACTAATTTGGCTATCCCAGATCTTTCTGCTTCCAAAGGTTCCATCGTCAATGTATCTAGTGTCTGTGGAAAACGTTCA TTTCCTGGAGTAATGTCTTATTGCATTAGCAAAGCAGCGTTGGATCAATTCACTAAATGCACTGCATTAG ATTTAGCTCCAAAAGGAATCCGAGTAAATAGTGTCAA CCCAGCAGTTATTGTCACTGAACTGCATCGTCGATCTGGAATGTCTGAAAATGACTATGAGAAGTTTCTTTCAAGAGCCAATGAAACACATGCTCTCGGACGAACCGGAACTGTGGAAGAAGTGGCTCGAGCAATAGCTTTCCTTTCGAGTTCTGCTTCTTCCTTCACTACTGGCAATTTGCTAATGGTTGATGGTGGTCGATCTATCATGTGTCCACGCTAA
- the TR2_1 gene encoding beta ketoadipate:succinyl-CoA transferase, tr2, variant 3 (EggNog:ENOG410VCS3~COG:Q) — protein MRTKISLTFFPIGASSGIGRATAILFAKLGACVALVARDKSRLEETRQACIQISHPDVYEKHKEPFLCIEADLAEPCEVEKAYRLAINHFHQLDILVNNAGCMIRDTVESFNATEYEHMMKVNVTAAITLTNLAIPDLSASKGSIVNVSSVCGKRSFPGVMSYCISKAALDQFTKCTALDLAPKGIRVNSVNPAVIVTELHRRSGMSENDYEKFLSRANETHALGRTGTVEEVARAIAFLSSSASSFTTGNLLMVDGGRSIMCPR, from the exons atgaGAACTAAAATTAGTCTCACTTTCTTTCCCATAGGAGCAAGTTCAGGAATCGGAAGAGCGACAGCTATTTTGTTTGCAAAACTGGGAGCGTGTGTTGCTTTGGTTGCTCGGGATAAGTCACGATTGGAAGAAACTCGACAAGCATGCATCCAAATATCTCACCCTGACGTTTATGAAAAACACAAAGAGCCTTTTTTGTGCATTGAGGCTGATTTGGCTGAACCATGTGAAGTTGAGAAAGCATATCGATTGGCAATAAATCACTTTCACCAACTTGATATATTG GTAAATAACGCAGGATGTATGATAAGAGATACTGTCGAAAGCTTTAATGCTACTGAATATGAACACATGATGAAAGTGAATGTAACTGCTGCGATTACGTTAACTAATTTGGCTATCCCAGATCTTTCTGCTTCCAAAGGTTCCATCGTCAATGTATCTAGTGTCTGTGGAAAACGTTCA TTTCCTGGAGTAATGTCTTATTGCATTAGCAAAGCAGCGTTGGATCAATTCACTAAATGCACTGCATTAG ATTTAGCTCCAAAAGGAATCCGAGTAAATAGTGTCAA CCCAGCAGTTATTGTCACTGAACTGCATCGTCGATCTGGAATGTCTGAAAATGACTATGAGAAGTTTCTTTCAAGAGCCAATGAAACACATGCTCTCGGACGAACCGGAACTGTGGAAGAAGTGGCTCGAGCAATAGCTTTCCTTTCGAGTTCTGCTTCTTCCTTCACTACTGGCAATTTGCTAATGGTTGATGGTGGTCGATCTATCATGTGTCCACGCTAA